Within Eublepharis macularius isolate TG4126 chromosome 19, MPM_Emac_v1.0, whole genome shotgun sequence, the genomic segment ACCCTTTATTAGCACCCAATTGAGTGCATGAAAGGTTGGGTTTCAGAAGGTTACCAAAGTGTATGTAATCAACACCAAGCAATTTGCTTGGACACACTTCTATGACCTTTAGAGATGATTAGACAGCAGGGAATATTCTATCAGTATTAGCTATGGCAGCCAACAGGAAACTCCATTGTTAACAATCAGACCctcacactgaaagggcagtttatgaatatagCAATATCACACAAGCCCCCTCTCCTTatgtgcttcaagcacatggCACATGGCCTGGCTAGGCAAGAACGGTTCCCAATCTGGCTGGAGGTGGAAAACTACTGGAATGTGAGTTATGAGGCAAGACTGGCTAGCTGCCCCACAccccggagatgtgcaaagatttaaagacGAAGTCTTCCAGAAGTTCCTGAGCTAATCTCACCCACGCCCTTCCGATCTTCCCCCTTCGTAATCAGGAttaatcagggacctgataactctTACCTTCTGCTTTTTGTGGGTCATCAGTCACCTTTTTACCTATAGTTCCACCCCGATATGCTCAATCAACCCTATCTCAATTTATTGTCTTacctccggagacagccattaagctactgttcttggggcagaagatgcagtcctgccccagggtatgctTTGCACTATAATTAAGctgtccagccatgtgctctgttTGTGTGTATTCTGTATCTGGACCCTTCCATGCACCCTCAAACTTTGTCtgaggcaggactttttttctgggaaaagaggtggtggaactcagtggtggaactcaggaccgcacaatgacatcactttgggtcagctggagcaaggggggatttaaagttCAAATCGTTCTCAGTcatgtggccggtggccccgccccttgatctcaagacaggggagtttagattgccctccatgccatggcatcgagggcaatctaaactcccctctgtctggaaatcagggggcggggccaccggccacgtgaccattttcaagaggtgccggaactccgttccaccacgttccagctgaaaaaaagccctggactgagGCCTCCTCTTCCATGAGACATTGGCTGTCCTTGCTACTACTTCCATGGACCTTCTTCTCTCCCAGGACTGATAAATATCGCCCTTCGCCgaagctgctctcccttttcCTCATTagttctgtgtgtatgctgtgtgtattCTCTGTGTATTGCCTTGTTAtttccctttaataaaaaccattcctgttgaacacttgTCTGTTTATTACAGAGTTCTCTAAgcgaacaatcctggtatacttTGGTGGAGATGCtactagttaccccctcttgctgcatctccttgtatgctaattcccccaactcacaaggaggcaCCCTCTTATTGGGGCAACACCACGGACAATGGCACCATACACTGGAGTACCAGCTGCTGGGAGCAGAGAACAGGGTATTTGTGAACCCACACTGTCCTACTTTTGAAGACCCGGGGACATGTAAATGGAAACAAAATTCGGACCCAGGCGGACCTTTGAAACCAAAGGGTCTGAATTTAAGACAGAACTAGGCTCATCGTTGATAGGGAGGAGGCCTTGGCTCTGTGACCAAACATCTGCCTTGCACACAGAAGGctgcaggttcaattcccagcatcccagttaaaaaaggatcaggcagtcaGTGATGGGAGCTGCTGCCCTTCAGAGTAGAAAAGACTGATCACGGTATGGTTTATGGCACCAGGGGACTGATTCGGGAGACGGCAGTTTCATGTGTACAGGACTGCGAGAAGGCCCTGAGCGAGGAGAATGGTGAAGGAGAAGGGATGGCAGCTAGGATATAAAAGAGGAAAGGATGGGCAGGTGGAGTTCGTGGGTCCGGCTACAGGAAGGAAAGGCTATAGGGACGCAAGGGGCTCTTCCTGGTCAGGAGCTTGGACCATCAGTTGCTGGGGTTGGGATTCTGGTCTTCTGTCTCCTGGGAAGATGCTTTTCCGTTGAGTCGTGTTGAAAGCCCTGCTGAGCTGGTGGTCCATGCGCAAAACCTCTGGGAGGAAGCAGAACTGGGAGACCCCTCGTTCCTCTGCTTTACGGGGGAGATCTGCTGGGAGATGGAATGAGAGAAAGCGTTAGCTAGGAACATCTTGCGAGATGCTTCTGATAGTACCTGCACAAGAATGTACTCTTATATGCTGTGCTGCTGGACTTGCTTTCATACGTGTTTGATAGTGCACTTGCAATGCATTTTAGCCATCGTttccaagtggattttcctgtttcacacaggaaaacccAGTTGCAAACGATCGCCAAAGTGCACTGAAAGCacgttatccaacatgtgtgaaagcaggcTTAGTTATCTACAGTAACAACACAAACAGTAAATGGCACGGAGAAAAGGTTCCTGCATTATGTAAACTGCAGGAGTGTGTATGTGcgtggggaggggtgtgtgtcctTCTTGAAGGTGCTCCCATACTTTAAAAGCTCCCCTTCAGAGTAAATTAGCATGTCACAGAAAAAGGTTAGCCATACTGTCCCTCATCCTGATAGGCTAGCTTTCTATGAGCAGGAAAGCCATTTTCCTGGGGGAATATTCAAACACGAGAATCTTGCCCTTGAAGTCCAGGCTCACTTTTGCCATGTAATTTTCTGATTGTGTACAAGGCTAACCCCAAAGGAATCTGTTTATTGGCGCTCTTAAAGAGCAGTCATTCACTCCAATAGGAAGATATTTTGCTTTGGCATTGACTGCACTCACCATTCCGTTGATTCCTTGCTAGCCAGGCCCAGTGCAGGCGTGTAAAAGGTAAGTATTTTACTGCCGAACTTAAGGTTGGAGTAAACTATTAGTGCTTAAGAGTACTTCAAGGCAAGGCTAGATATAGCTGTACggggagaggaaaggaggaaataGATGGGCAGTATGTAGGAAGGATGAATTCTGGGGCTCCAGGATAGCAGGAGAAGTGAACATGTGGCCACGTGGTACGGTTTATGGCACCATGGCACTGTTTATATTTCAAGCAAAGCAACCTCCAGTGGGAATGGGAAAGAGCAGGGGTGAATCACTGCTTGCTTTTCCCGTTTACTGTTTTCTCCATCTTCAAACCACCACCTCTCCAGTGGGTCTTTATCCCTTTATGGAGTTTGAGCCCCTTTTCTAAAGAGATGAAAATCACATTTTTATGATGTGCATTGGTGCATATTGTACAGTTAGCCCCCGAGGTCAAGGTAATTCAGGAAAGGGGTTTTCTTTCTAAAAAGAAATCTGCCTTGAGAAGGAAGAGGGTCTCTGaatgaagaagggaaagctgTTCCAAGAAGAGGAAGCCGTAGAGCAGAGACCGCAAAGGCGGAAGCGAGAGAAGGAGAAGCAGAGCAGAGGTGCACTGTGGACTTAAGTCTGGCTTCATAGCTGTTCCCGCTTTCCTGCAACTCTGGGCACTGCATTGTTGGGATGTGGGGAGAGACGAGGGATTTCTAACAGAGAATCTACAGCATGCTCCCAAACTACAATTCCTGTGTCAACACACAGGgaggtggagcagctgccatgacTTCTAGTGGGCCCCACTGTCGCTGACTCCCTGCTCATGCAtctcccttccactgcctgcttgtgagtgctttgtcacttctgctgccagctgcatatgctgcctagcgcTGCGGGAGAAGGGCATGTCGGTGGCGTACAAAGCATCAGCAGcggtggcactcctagctgccgtCACCACCCAGAACTTACCCAGACCTCCAGGTCTCAAGAtccagcatggcatagtggttagagactAAGAGCGGGGAGAGCCAAGTTCAaaccccagctctgccatggaagctcaccagatgagcttgggccagtcacgccctctcagcctgacctacctcacatggttgttgtgaggataaacttaggaagaggagaacaatgtaagcagatttgggtctccactggggaaaaaGTTGGAGCAGgcacgaacgaatgaacgaacgagcgaacgaacgaacgaacgagcgagcgaacgaacgaacgaacgaacgaacgaaagaaagaaagaaagaaagaaagaaagaaagaaagaaagaaagaaagaaagaaagaaagaaagaaagaaagaaaatctgatccttttaactggaagtgccggggactgaacctggcatTTCAGATGCTCTAATACTGAGCCACATCTCTAGCAGCCACATGGCTAGCCAGGAGTAAAAGTACATATCAGTGCACTGACATGCTTCAGTtgcatgtacattaaaaacaagagCACAAAGAGCATTCACAGCGCTGTAAGGCTCTGTTTAAGCAACCCACATATAGTggcgattatttatttattaaacatatagtctgctctccccgaagtgcaggctcagagcggatcacaacctgtttaaaacacaatacaacatacaataaataacatatagctaaacgcaatttaaaactggcagcaaactTTAAACAGGCCGtggatttcacagtcctgcaagatcactgggtcTGCGATGATTGTAAGTTTGAACTGAGATGAGGAAGACAGGTGCAGACTTACTGGATGGCCGGTGCTGGTAAGTGCCTCTGAGCTGTTCCGGCGAGGGGCGCAAGTGATGACCGAAGGGCGCATCTGCAAGAGAGGAGACATGAGCAGGGGACTGGGTGGGGCAAGAGAAGAGGTCGGAAGAATTTAGACAAGACTTACCTGCTGCAACTGGGACACTGTAAGGGGCTTCCTCAATGGGCATCTATACGGGCAGGATGGGTGAAGCGCTTGAGAATCTCTGCAAGGATCCGGTCTGGACGTGGTGACACAGGACATAGAAGCAGGGCCTTCCAGGATATGGGCAGCAGGGGGCGCTGTCTGCTCCAGGGATCTGCAGGGTGAGAGGAAGAGAGACAATATCACCTAGATGCAAATGAGAACGATGCCCTGCGCAGCGCTGCGTTAATCGCTATGCAAAATAATGGATTGGCATGGAGCCAGCCACCACCACTTTGGAGGCTAGGGCAAAAGCTCTCAGGTTGGTATCTGTTTTCAATCTGATAACACAtcaagcagttttttaaaaaagcagaaagtGTTTGAGCAGGAAATATTGGCTTTCAAGATGCTGCTGGAGATTTGAAGATGCAACATGTCTTTCTAGGGTGgggccaactctaggttgggaaattttctggaaatttgggggcggagtctggggcgggtggagtggaaggagggatctcagcaggacaAAATGCCATCggggccaccctccaaagctgccatttcttccccgGGAACTGATCCCTGAAGTCTGGacaacagttgtaattctgggagacaaccaggccctacctggaggttggcatccttaTGTCTCAACCCAGTCTAAAAGCTGAGCTTTTTTTTTaacacccccccaccaccaccacaactgcCTTCTTCCTTTAGCTGTGGGTGGGGACCTCTGGAGTGGACATCAAAACAAAACCGTTTCTAAACAATTAAAGGCCGTTGAGATGGAACCACTGAGCAGCGCTACCATTCCTTTTTGTCACGTGATGGACCCACTAGCTGCAGGGATTGGAAATCAAGCATAGAGACAGACCCATTCCCACattctgagagcggaactacaagtgacaaaaggcacaggttggacacttgtcagcttccctcaagttttgatgggaaatgtaggcatcctggtcttgcagcttggctctccgactgccgtccaatggacttttcaactgtcacttgtccaacattccaccaagctgcctacatttcccatcaaaacttgagggaagctgacaagtgtccaacctgtgccttttgtcacttgtggttccactctgaGACCCCAGTTCCCTGCAGCACAGCACGACTTCTTTCTTCGTGCTACATCGTCCTCTAGTGAGGCCCGGGGTGACTTACGCTGCTATGGGTCCGTATGCCAACCGCCTGACTTTGGACACTCTTTGGCCTTCCGAGGTTCGGTCCAGGCTCCTCACATCAGCAACGAGCTTACGTTTGATTGAGTAGACTGGAAACCGATGGGCTGGGAGGCGCTGGAATTTCTGTTCATTCTCAAAAGAAGGCTGGCCTGGAAAGAGAGGAGCTGATTACATTTCCGGACAGCAACTTAGTGGCTGTGCTGGGCTTTGGGATTAGGGTTgctagatccccttaccctccgggtGGGAGGTGggcgacctggcacttaccttcctcTTGCCCTtgtgcatgcgctcctggcctgcccaatgacatcacttccaggaagtgacatcatcgcacaggccacaTGCCACTCCTGAGAGAGCTCCCGTGCTCCCAGGGAGCTGAATTGAGCTAGAATTTGGCTTAAATcgggccgctgcggagcacaggagcacgccATGCCGCCTGtggagtgcaccccaggaggcccgttcccccaccttttcctcttGCCAGCCAGTTAAGCAGGGGcgaggagtggagggtgggagcgggggatcacCTGCCCCAAGGGAGGGAcaggcaaccctatctgggaTTCAGACGACAAGGTCATATTTGAGAATACCATGCCTTCAGCTGGCTCATTAGAGCTAAAAAAGGATCTTAGGCAAAATGCTTAAGAAAGTTATCCTCTTTTGTGGCTGTGCAAAAAAAATCATCCCAAGTATTCCCCCAAGTTGGATACAAACCTTCAAATTCGTTACCAAAAATGAGGATTTGTGTTCAACTGTCTTCTAAAACCAGATTTCCAAAGGGCAAGCTGAATATATCCTTAATGTAAACATTAAATTGGAACTGCGAATTCCCCTCTCTCCAAGATTTTAAATTTGTGTGATGTTTTATTTCAGTGGTGCCAAGGACAACCCAAGCACCTGGCTTTCATTCTGCACTTTGGTGTAAAAGTTTGACACGCTGGAAACCGATAGGGAAAGTTCCGTAGTAGGCCCAAGCTCTCCCAATGGACTAGAGACAGCCCTTGCGTCCTGGTCAATCACTCTCCCTAGCTTTGCCTTTTGAGGAATTCTCATAAAAATTATTTGTGTGAGATCattgcagggttgccaactctggtttgtgacattcctggagatttggacatgcagcctgaggagggcatagagttcaccctctgaagctaccatttcctcatgGAGAACTCCTTCCAAAAGTTTACCCTTCTCTGGAGCCATCCCCGAATCTCAAGgtgtttcccaacccagagttggcaactgtattaTGGGGCCTtgtagggaagagaaagaggaaatagtgagagaGTGGAAAACGAGATGCCCCCTACAAGTCTTTCGAAGTCCCTCACTTATGTTATCCGGGATGCTTTGTCCTACTCTTACTGCCTTGTTTactacttttgtaattccattttggCATACCGCATTGGATAATTTTTGGCATGGTTTCTAATTTTCGTAATCccagtcctattgcattgcttattagatctcCCGTGCTATTTGATTACATTGTTTTACTCTGCTATAGGTGGAATATAAAGTGACCAACAGAGTTATACCCCTCCAGGTCCATCCCAGGTTTTTTACTCTGCTTAGCACTGTAAGGCATGCTGTTTCATGGGGTCTGTTTGGAACTGTGGATAACAGATGGTAGAGAAATCATCTCTCCCACCCCAGAAGATCTAGCTCATCTTTTAACCAAAAAACCAGCACCCTCTGTTAGTGGCACTAGTCGTTGCAGACTAAATAAATTCAGCAGATGGAGCAGAGCCTACAATAATGTATGGGAGGGGGAGCCTCAAGCAGAAATCCTTGTTACGAGCACAAGAGGGCTGCAaacttctttcttttcctctgtgCAACGTTGGAGGGTCTCCAGTTCCAAATGGAGGTGTGCCAAAAGGCCCGAGATATGTTAATGCCATGATTCTGCAGAGGTGGAGAGAAAGCACAGCAAACTGGGGGGGTTGGATGCAGAATCCGGCTCTCCAAGAATgggagctttcatttttaaaaataagaggcTTTTATGAATGTGAAGTTGTGCTTGGAAGGGATTGCACGCCAGGGTCTTGTTGTGCTCGAGAAGCAATTGAGTAAGATCGCCAGAGGTTGGGGGAATAGACTGTCAGTCGGTTGTACAGGGCTTTGCCCCTCCCGCGCAACTAGCACAACcagaatttttgaaaaaaattaaaatgcagaaCAAATTATGCAAATGAGACAGATTCTGCTAATTGCCTCGAGTCGTGCAATTTACGTGAAAAGCCAAGTGGGTTGGGTGAGTCCAGAGTACATTTTATATGAACAGAAAAGAGAGGGGAGATTTCTGCTGGTGCCCCCTTCCCACTACAGATCTCCCCTCAACTTGCTCCTCGGGCTCTTGTATTCCCCCATAGGGTTAATAAATCCAAGGTGGGAAATCCCTATATGGGGGGTGGAGTtggggagggtggcatttggAGAAATGCAGGAATTCAGCAGGGGAGTGATGCTGTCAAGTCCGCCCTCCAAATCTGCCTTTTTTGTCAGGGAAATTAACttatgttgtctggagatcagttataattacagaagaactccaggccctacctggaggttggcaaccctcttcCCCAGGAGCAATAGTtggtggagatcagtgggctgccgGAGGTGAGAAAGTTCCATTCCGCTGACGGGAAATTTAATCTGGATCTAACCAGTTTTTTTCTTGGTGCAGAATTTAAATCCATTGACGTAAAAGATCTATACCTCACATTTTCTGGAGTTTGCCCCTGGTGGCTGATAAAAAGTTTAAGGTAGAGTACACCCTCCCCGTTAAACGTTCTGCTTATCCCAGCACACTGTATCAACAGATCTTCAAAGTGGCGGAGGGAGTCTCATTCTGCTGCTTAAGATCCCATTAACCAGAGAGGCTATGGATTAAACCTTTTAGGCCGTTCAAGTTTCTTGCCGAGGCTCAAAACAATTCACCCCAGGTTAGAACATAAGCAATGTAAAACACAAATTGGGTTGGAATGAACTTTAAATGACAttcaaactcagatttggcaAACCTCTAAGGGAAAACAGCTTCAATGCTTCAAAGCAAGCTTTCCCAATGACCTAGAACTCCCGTCCTTCTGGGCCACAGGTGATCTGAACATCTCCACATGGTGGCGCACACCATCCATGGGCACTGCCTCCATTTTTCTTCCTCAGCTGGACAGGGAGCTTGCAAGGGCTGGCTGCTCTGAACAAGCAATCCTAAAAAATatcttctttacttcatttatactccaatgGGAATCCAGAAGGTGGcgtacagcattctcctctcctccattttaccttcacaacagccctgtgaggtaggttagggtgtgtgtgtgcaactgGAATCTGGTCATctattgcagaggcagggaaagcAACACTCAAGTTACTAGGGAATGAAggtgctttatactgaatcagacccttggtccatcaaggtcagtattttctgctTCGATTAGCAGCATCTTTCGGGGGTCTCATATCAAGATCTTTACTATCACCTACTTGCTGGTcctgttttaactggagatgctagaaaTTGAAACTAGGACCTgaggttcttccactgagccacagcccaatGGAGAATAGTGGAAGAGAGtgctacttttttttaaaaaaagaaaacttatggAGTTTCTGTCTTGATTCATTAGGGCCCCCCATGTCATTCAAGCATTGAGAATAAACAAGCAACACTCCCTTCCTAAAACTGCACCACTTCATAATGCAGGAAATCACATTCTGAATGGCCTTCCCGCATGTTTTAAACTCACTACCTGTCAaaagctagcatgtcagggagGAAGAATCGAGCCCTGACAtctagctttctgtgtgcagggagGGCCTATAATTTTTGAAATGGGAAACTTCAAGGAGTATAACAGAGACAGTGTTTCATAGTGGATAGAGagctggattaggatctgggagacccaggttcaaatcctccctctgccacgaaagctcactgggcgaccttgggccagtcgcatgctcttggcctaacctgccttatagggttgttgtgggggtaacAAGGAGGAAAGGACAACCAAATAAGCCACTCTAGatcttcattggggagaaaggaagagtaTAAATGAAGAGTAGAAAATAAAAGTAATCTTGGTATGGGTCGGTACAGAGTAATGGTACGAAAGTGGCATCTTTTATCTTCTTCTTTGAGCCCCCCTTCTCCGAGAGACATTATCAGTAAAAAAATTTAAGTTACTTTTGCCTCTGGCCAACAATTCTCTCTCCTGTTTTCTGATGTGGTGGTGCTTCGGTACAGTTCTAAGCATGCATGAAGCCCTCAGGAAAATGTCTGCACTGAGCAGTGGGTGGAATAACAGCACTGACTAATAATTCCTGTTCTAACAGGTACGGAGTGGTAAACAATGCCAGTTGGCTACGAGGGGCACATTCGGCCCTGCATTAGCATATTTACTTACAGGATTGGCTAATGAGGCCTGAACTTGGCCCCAAATGAATGCCAGCTTTGAGAAATTTGCTGGCTCCGGAGTTATTCTCatctggcaccttaaagactgacagatttattgtggctGAAGCATTTGTGGGACAGAGCCCACGCCGCCATATGCATGCTACCAGCTGAGGAAGTGAGCGCTTCGTGTACCCGATGAAGCAGGCTATGTCCATTTCAGCTTCCATCTTGCTTAATTGGCCCTAAGGTTCTCTTTTACTTCACTGGCAGGTTATTTACACACCGGGATTCCTTAATGAAGCCTTCCTAGTCTCCTTTTCTGTAGTGGTAAGAGGTAAGTAGTGGATAGCAATCTGAGCCCTGAACTTCTGCCCTTGCTGACTAACTAGTCCCTCTTGCGGTCTTGGGCCTGGAGTCCAAGCTGATAACCACACAACAGGTTGTGAGTCTGGCTGGGAGACCTCTTGGCAACCTCAAGTACCTTGCTTTGGGTAACATAATGGGGAAAAGGTAAGGTATTAATGTAACTTTTTAATGTCCGCAAGTCCTGCTAGGGAGAGAGAAACGAAAACAATGAGGTGGATTCACCCAGCCACTTTTTTCTGGGCTGGAGTCAAAATGAGTACATGAcgcttcagttttttaaaaaggcaagtgcAAATCGAGTGCAGAGGGTAGCATGTCAGATTAGggcccgggagacccaggttcgaatcctcactctccCATGGAGCATAcgggatgattttttgtttgtttgtttgctgccaACATACAGTGACTCCacagtgttttcaaggcaagagatattcagaggtggtttgccgttgcttgcctctgcgtagcaaccctggtgTGTTCATGGGtgttttcccatccaagtactaaccgggactgactctgcttagcttccaagatctgatgagagcagggCCACTaggagcgggaccacaagtgacgcctgacacaggttggacacttgccagcttccctcaagttttgatgggaaatgtaggcagcttggcggaatgttggacaagtgacagttgaaaagtccattggacagcagtcagagagtcaagctgcaagaccaggacgcctacatttcccatcaaaacttgagggaagctggcaagtgtccaacctgtatcaggcgtcacttgtggtcccgctcttagtgaCAGGagtgccaacaacctggagaaaaataatGTCCTACCCTGTTAATAGAATCTAATGGGATGTTATTAACCAGCCAATATTATTGatcttcatgccatgaaaaacttcagctgcccatttccacatattaagcgtctattaaacaggcaggacatttttccccctccaggttgttggcaccCCTACTCGCTCAACTTAGCTGATCACTCTCTGTCAGCTGAACCTTCCTcacagaattattattatttacttcagcCCAACTTTCCTCacagagttattattatttacttcagccaaactttcctcacagaattattatttacttcagccaaactttcctcacaGAATTATTATTTACTTCAGCCGAACTTTCCTCACAGAATTATTATTTACTTCAACCGAACTTTCCTCacagagttattattatttacttcagccaaactttcctcacagaattattattatttacttcagcCGAACTTTCCTCACAGAattat encodes:
- the LOC129346386 gene encoding uncharacterized protein LOC129346386 isoform X1 — translated: MALADFHYTTGISSGFKVYILEGQPSFENEQKFQRLPAHRFPVYSIKRKLVADVRSLDRTSEGQRVSKVRRLAYGPIAASLEQTAPPAAHILEGPASMSCVTTSRPDPCRDSQALHPSCPYRCPLRKPLTVSQLQQMRPSVITCAPRRNSSEALTSTGHPQISPVKQRNEGSPSSASSQRFCAWTTSSAGLSTRLNGKASSQETEDQNPNPSN
- the LOC129346386 gene encoding uncharacterized protein LOC129346386 isoform X2 — protein: MALADFHYTTGISSGFKVYILEGQPSFENEQKFQRLPAHRFPVYSIKRKLVADVRSLDRTSEGQRVSKVRRLAYGPIAASLEQTAPPAAHILEGPASMSCVTTSRPDPCRDSQALHPSCPYRCPLRKPLTVSQLQQMRPSVITCAPRRNSSEALTSTGHPISPVKQRNEGSPSSASSQRFCAWTTSSAGLSTRLNGKASSQETEDQNPNPSN